The Novipirellula galeiformis nucleotide sequence TGCGCGACGATACACCCAATCGGTATCCAAGTTCGTAGCCCGCTGTTCCGCCGGGTAGAGCCCCGACTTCATCAAAAACACAAACGCCAAAGCGGCGAACATTAACAATTGCAACTGGGTCACGACGTGCGTGACGGTGTAGGGGTGATAATCGATCTCGGGGTGCGGCAGCATGCGATACAGCACGGGGTAGGCGACTCCGAGTGCGACACAGAAGAACGCCGCGATCGCCATCGCGACCAACATATTCGCCGGAGCTTCCTTGACACGCTTCCCTGAATCGTGGGCAAAGAATGCGAAGAAGGGGATCTTGATTCCCGAGTGCTCCATCACCCCCGCCGACGCAATCAACAGGATAAACCAGACCCAGAACTGATGCGTTTCGGCGGCCGCGCTGATGATCATCGACTTACTGATGAATCCACTCAGCAGCGGGAAGCCCGAAATTGCTCCGGCACCAATGATGCAGAAAAACGTCGTCCACGGCATCGACTTGTGCAGCCCACCGAGCTCGGTCGCTTTGATTGTACCGACGCGAAACAGCACCGCGCCCATCGACATAAACAGCAGCGATTTATAGATGATGTGACAGAACGCGTGAGCCACGGTGCCATTGATGGCAAGCTCCGTCCCAATTCCGATTCCCACTACCATGAAGCCAAGTTGGTTGTTCAAACTGTAGGCCAATACACGCCGCAGATCGTTTTCGATCACGGCAAACACGATCGGGAACAAGGTCATCGCACAGCCGATCCAAATCAGCGGCTCGTAACCGGCGAAGCCGCGGATCAATGAATAGACCGCCAATTTCGTGGTAAACGCACTAAGAAACACCGTCCCCGTGACGGTCGCCTGCGGATACGAATCTTGCAACCAATTGTGCAATAGCGGGAACGCACACTTGATTCCAAAGGCGAACAGAATCAAAAACGCCGACGCACTCAGCGGCTCACCCTCGACGACAAAGGAACCGAAGGCAAGTGA carries:
- a CDS encoding Na(+)/H(+) antiporter subunit D yields the protein MIDNIPPGLIMILGALVLPFLAHRAQAIGVLVLSLISMVVFWFTPETTLGQFELLGMTLEAIRIDRLSRLFGIVFHIAAIVSAIYALHVRDTRQHVAGIVYAGAAIGACCAGDLLTLFVYWELTALASVFLVWASDNERAYKAGMRYLIIQVTSGVLLLSGAIMRFVETGSLAFGSFVVEGEPLSASAFLILFAFGIKCAFPLLHNWLQDSYPQATVTGTVFLSAFTTKLAVYSLIRGFAGYEPLIWIGCAMTLFPIVFAVIENDLRRVLAYSLNNQLGFMVVGIGIGTELAINGTVAHAFCHIIYKSLLFMSMGAVLFRVGTIKATELGGLHKSMPWTTFFCIIGAGAISGFPLLSGFISKSMIISAAAETHQFWVWFILLIASAGVMEHSGIKIPFFAFFAHDSGKRVKEAPANMLVAMAIAAFFCVALGVAYPVLYRMLPHPEIDYHPYTVTHVVTQLQLLMFAALAFVFLMKSGLYPAEQRATNLDTDWVYRRALPRFVSALKTVGGAVDQAIRNDGRTILKGCISSANQTFNDRGVLGRTWTTSTMTFWATILLAICLVLYYL